GTGACCAGGGCCAGTGGCTGGTCCAGCATCGGGTGGTGGCCGCTGTCGGGCAGGTCGACCACGGGCATCCCGGCCCGGGTCAGGCCGGCCATGTCGGTCGCCATCTCCGGGCTGACCAGGCCGTGCTCGCAGCGCAGGAAGGTCAGCGGGACGGCGACGCCCGGCAGCAGGTCGCGCAGCCGCAGCCGGGTGCCGAAGAAGTCCGGGTCGAACTTCCACGTCCAGCCGCCCTCGACCGCCTGCAGCGAGCCGGCGGCCACGTGCTCGCGGACGAAGGGGAGCAGCACGTCCTGCGGCGGCAGCGTCCGGAAGCGGGCCCGGGCCTCTGCCGGGTCCGCGTACACCCGGTGCGGCCGGCGGCGCTCCCGCAGCCGGCGCTCGTCCGGGGGCTGGTCGTTGAGCGGGGAGTCCACGACGACGACCGAGCCGATCTCGGCCGGGTGCTCGACGCCCACGGTCACCGACACCCAGCCGCCCATGCTGTGACCGACGACGACCGGCCGGTCCAGGCCCTCCTCGGCCGCGACGGCGACCACCTCCCGCGCCCACAGCAGCGGGTCGTACTGCTCGCGCCGGTCGCTGTCGCCGTGCCCGGTCAGGTCCAGGGCGACCACCCGGCGGCCGGTGAGCTGCGGGGCGACGTGGTCCCACCAGCCGGAGTGGGCCGCCCCGCCGTGCACCAGCACCACACCCGGCGCCCCGGCCGGCCCCCAGGCCCGGTAGTGCACCCGGGCACCGGCGACGACGACGTCCCGGTGGTCCGGCTGCTGGGCGAGGGCCTGGGTGAACCACGTCGGCGGGGTCATCCCCGGATCCTGCCCGACGGCCCCGGGCCCACGAGAACGGGCTGGGGGCTGCCTCCGGTACGTCGGAGGCAGCCCCCAGCCCGATGTCGAGCCGAGCGGGCGTCAGCGGCCCTTGAGCAGCTCCTCGAAGGAGGTGGCGGGGTCGGCGAAGGGGTCGGCCGGGCGGGCGGCCACCGGACGCCCGGTGACCAGGCCGGCGAGCTCGCCGGCCGCCCGCTCGACCCGGCCGGCCAGCGAGCGGTCGATCCCACCGCCGGCCCAGTCCTCGGCGGCGGCGAAGACGCCCGTGGGCACGACGACCGCGCGCAGGTAGGCGAACAGCGGGCGCATCGCGTGCTCGACGACGAGGGAGTGGCGGGGCGTCCCGGCGGTGGCGCCGAGCAGCACGGGCTTGCCGGTCAGCGCCTCCTTGTCCAGCACGTCGAAGAAGGTCTTGAACAGGCCGCTGTAGGAGGCGGAGAACACCGGCGTGACGGCGATCAGCCCGTCGGCGCCGACGACCGTGTCGATCGCCGTCTGCAGCGGCTGGTTGGCGAAGCCGCTGGTCAGGTCGTCGGCGAGGTCGCGGGCGTGCCCGCGGAGCTCGACCACCTCCACGGTGGTGTCGTCCCCGCGGGCACGCAGCGCGTCCACGGTGGCCGCGGTGAGCCGGTCGGCCAGCAGCCGGGTCGAGCTGGGGGTGCTCAGCCCGGCGCTGACGACGGCCAGGGTGCGGGTGGCCATCAGGCCTGCGCTCCTTCCACGGTGCGGCCGGTGACGGCGTCGGCCGGGGCGGGCACCGTGGCGTCCTTCGCGCAGCCGGCGGCGGCGACCAGGCTGGCGTGGGTCGGCGCGTCCGGCACGTGGGCCGGCTTGAGCGCGGCGAACTCGCGGCGGAGCACCGGCACGACCTCCTCGCCGAGGATGTCCAGCTGCTCGAGCACCGTCTTCAGCGGCAACCCGGCGTGGTCGATGAGGAACAGCTGCCGCTGGTAGTCACCGACGTAGTCGCGGAAGCCCAGGGTCCGCTCGATCACCTGCTCCGGGGAGCCCACCGTCAGCGGCGTCTGGGAGGTGAACTCCTCCAGCGACGGGCCACCGCCGTAGACCGGGGCGGAGTCGAAGTACGGGCGGAACTCCCGGACGGCGTCCTGGGAGTTCTTCCGCATGAACACCTGCCCGCCCAGCCCGACGATGGCCTGGTCGGCGCTGCCGTGGCCGTAGTGCTCGAACCGGCGGCGGTAGAACTCGACCATCCGCTCGGTGTGCTCCGGCGGCCAGAAGATGTGGTTGTGGAAGAACCCGTCGCCGTAGTACGCCGCCTGCTCGGCGATCTGCGGGCTGCGGATCGACCCGTGCCAGACGAACGGCGGGACGCCGTCCAGCGGGCGAGGGGTGGAGGTGAAGCCCTGCAGCGGGGTGCGGAACTTCCCCTCCCAGTTGACGACGTCCTCCCGCCACAGCCGGCGCAGCAGCTGGTAGTTCTCCACGGCCAGCGGGATGCCGTCCCGGATGTCCTTGCCGAACCACGGGTAGACCGGGCCGGTGTTGCCCCGGCCCATCATCAGGTCGACCCGGCCGTCGGCGACGTGCTGCAGGGTGGCGAAGTCCTCGGCGATCTTCACCGGGTCGGTGGTGGTGATCAGCGTCGTGGACGTCGACAGGACCAGCTTCTCGGTCTTGGCCACGATGTAGCCCAGCGTGGTGGTGGGGGAGGAGACCACGAACGGCGGGTTGTGGTGCTGCCCCTGGGCGAAGACGTCGAGCCCGACCTCCTCGGCCTTGAGCGCGATCGTGATCAGCGACTTGACCCGCTCGGCCTCGGTGGGGGCCCGGCCGGTGGTCGGGTCGGGGGTGACGTCGCCGACGCTGAAGATCCCGAACTGCATCTCGTGCTCCCTCTCGTCTGAGCCGCACTGGTTGAGAGCGCAACTACTGCTACGGAGAACCGTACGGCACCCCGGTGCATTCCCCGCCCCGGACGCGGCAGCGCCCCCCGGCCGGGTGGGCCGGGGGGCGCTGTACTGGCCCCGTGCGAGCGGTGCGCTGCGGGGGTCCTCCTGGTTACTGGAGTGCGTCGACCGTCTCGTGCTCGTCGACCGAGCGGGCGAGCCGGGCCAGGGCCCAGTCGCCGTCGCCGAGGAGGTGGTCGATCGCGGTGAGCCGGCTGGTGTAGTGGCCCACCTTGTACTCGGCCGTGACGCCGATCCCGCCGTGCAGCTGGATGGCCTCCTTGCCGATGTGCCGCGACGCCCGGCTGGCCTGCAGCCGGGCCCGGTCGGCCGCGGCGACCACGTCACCGTCGGCGTCGACGACCAGGGTCGCCCACATGACGGTGCTGCGGGCCAGCTCCAGGGAGACGTACATGTCCGCCGCCCGGAAGGTCAGCGCCTGGAACTTGTTCAGCGGCACCCCGAACTGCTTGCGGGCCTTGAGGTACTCCGCCGTCGTGGTCAGCGCCGTCTCCATCGCACCCAGCGCCTCGTGCCCGTAGGCGACCCGCGCGCGTGCCTGGGCCTTCTCGATGGCGGCGCTCTGGTCGGCGGTGCCCTCACCCAGCGGCTGGGCCGGGGTGCCGGCGAAGGTGACCTTCGCCGAGCGGGTGCCGTCGTGGTTGCGGTGCCCGGTGCGGGTGAGCCCCTCGGCGTCGCCCGGCACCAGGAACAGCCGGGTCGCGCCGTCCACGCGTGCGCTGACGACCAGCAGGTCGGCGCGCGCACCGTGCGGCACGGGCTCCTTCACCCCGGTCAGCCGCCAGGTGCCGCCGTCCTCGGTCGCGGTGACCGCCTGCGCCGAGGCCTGCCAGCGGGAGCCGACCTCGGTGTGCGCGAACGCCGGGAGCAGCGTGCCCTCGGCCAGCGCCCCGAGCACCTCGGCGCGCTGGGTGTCGGTGCCGAGGTCGGCCACCAGCCCACCGGCGAGGACGACCGCCTCCACGAACGGCTCCGGTGCCAGCACCCGGCCGATCTCCTCGGCCACGATGGACACCTCGACCGGGCCGGCGCCCATGCCGCCGTCGGACTCCGCGAACGGCAGCCCGAGCACGCCCATCTCGGCCAGCTGGCCCCAGGTCTTCTCGTCGAAGCCCGGGTCGGTGCCGACCACCCGCCGGCGCTGCTCGCTGTCGCCGTACGCCCGGGACAGCAGTGCGCTCACCGCCTCCCGGAGACCGTTCTGCTCGTCGTCGTAGCTGAACTCCACGGTGACCTCACAACCCCAGGATCGAGCCGGCGATGATGGTGCGCTGCACTTCGTTCGAGCCCCCGTAGATGGAGACCTTGCGGTAGTTCAGGTACGACGGCGTGGCCACCTGAGCCCACTCCGGCACGTCGGAGTCGTCGTCGGCGAACGAGGCCACCGACAGCGGGCCGGCGATGTCCACCAGCAGCTCGGTGGCCGCCTGCTGCAGCTCCGAGCCGCGCAGCTTGAGCACCGAGGACGCCGGGTGCGGGCGGCCACCGGCGGAGTTGGCCACCACCCGCAGGGCGGTGAGCTCGAGGGCGAGCAGCTCGTTCTCCAGCTCGGCGATCCGGGCCGTCATGTACGTGTCCTCCGACAGCGGGGCCCCGTTGACCGTGATGCCGCGGGCGTGCTCCTTGGCGTCGATCAGCATCCGCTTGGTGGAGCCGATCCGGGCGATGCCCACCCGCTCGTTGCCGAGCAGGAACTTGGCGTAGTCCCAGCCGTGGTTCTCCTCGCCGACCAGGTTCTCCGCCGGCACCCGGACGTCCTCGAAGAAGACCTCGTTGACCTCGAAGCCGCCGTCGAGCAGCTCGATCGGCCGCAGGGTCACCCCGGGGGTGTCCATCGGGAACAGCAGCAGCGAGATGCCGCGCTGCCGCTTCTCCGCGGTGGGGTCGGTGCGGACCAGGCAGAAGATCCAGTCGGCGTGCTGGCCCAGCGTCGTCCAGGTCTTCTGGCCGTTGACCACCCAGTCGTCGCCGTCGCGCACCGCGGTGGTGCGCAGCGAGGCCAGGTCCGAGCCGGCGTCGGGCTCGGAGAAGCCCTGGCACCACCAGATGTCGAGGTTGGCGGTGGCGGGGAGGAAGCGCTCCTTCTGCTCCTGCGAGCCGAAGGTCGCGATGACCGGGCCGATCATGCTGGTGTTGAAGGCGAGCGGCTCCGGGACGCCGGCCAGCTGCATCTCCTCGCGCCAGATGTGGCGCTGCAGCGGCGTCCAGTCCCGGCCGCCCCACTCCACCGGCCAGTGCGGCACGGCGAGACCGGCGGCGTTGAGCGCGCGCTGGGCCTCGATGAACTGCTCCTTCGTCAGCTCCCGGTGGGCTGCGACCGCGTCCCGGATCGACTGCGGCACCGCGGTGGTGAAGAAGGTGCGCATCTCGTCCCGGAAGGCCCGGTCCTCCGGCGACAGGTGCAAGCGCATGGGACCTCATTCCTGACGGCAACCCTGCCGTCTCGACGTGGGGTGTCGAAGATCCCACATCCGCTACCGGGCAGTAACCGGGGGTCGGTCCGGACGCCCGGCGTCACCCGCCGTGGTCGCGGTCGGGCCACTCGCCCCGAAGGAGGGAAGTCGGTCCGCTCGGCTGGAGAGCCGCTCCCGGCGGGACGACGCTGTGGGCAAGGCCGCGCCGACGCGTCCGGGTGGTCGGCGGGGAGAGGAACCAGATGTCAGCACGGGCCCAGGCGGTGAGCGGGCCACCGGTGACCCTCGAGATCGTCGCCGCTGTCTTCCACGGGGTGGCCGTCAGCGACGCCGTCGCCGTGCTCGTGGTGGAGCAGCGGGACGGCGTGCCGCGGGTCGGCTGGAGCAACGAGCAGGTCGCGACGTTGCTCGGCTACGGCCCCGAGGACCTCCGGGCGGTGGCGGTCGAGCAGCTGCTGCCCACCCTCGGCGGCGGGGAGCTCAAGCTGCTGCTCCGCCGGGAGCGGACCGTGCACATGACGCTGCCGGTGCGGTGCGCCAGTGGCGCCCTGCTGGAGTGCGTGGTCGCCGCGGTGCCGGTCCCGCCACCGGCCGGCCGGCGCTGGACCCTCCGGGTGACCTCCACCGCCACCGAGGCCGAGCGGGCGCTGCGGGCGACCGCCGACGCGCACGAACGCCGGTTCGCGACCCTCACCGAGCGGTCCCCGGTGCCCACGCTGCTGTCCGAGCAGGGCATGCGGCTCGCCCACGTCAACGACGCGTTCTGCGCCCTGGTGGGCCGCCAGGCCGAGCAGCTGCTGGGCACCGGCTGGCTGGACGCCGTGCACCCCGACGACCTCGAGACGGTGGTCGAACAGGCGATCACGGTGCTGGAGGGCGGTGACCGCGAGGCGCAGGCCCGCCTGGTCCGGCAGGACGGGAGCGAGCGCAGCACCGTCATCCGCTTCGCGCACGTGTTCACCCCGGGGGCGGGCGCCGGCTTCATCGGCACCATTGAGGACATCACCGACCGGCTGGCCTTCGAGGCCCGGCTGGCCCACCAGGCCAACCACGACCCGCTGACCGGGCTGCCCAACCGCACGCTGCTGTCCGAGCACGTGGCCGCCCGTTTCCGCCCCGGCGCCGGGGGCCTGGCGTGCATCTTCCTGGACCTGGACAACTTCAAGGTGGTCAACGACTCGCTCGGGCACACCGTCGGCGACGCCCTGCTGGTCGAGGTGGCCGACCGGCTGCGGGCGACGGTGCGGCCGGGTGACCTGGTGGCCCGCTTCGGCGGCGACGAGTTCGTCGTCGTCTGCCAGCAGGTCTCCGAGGACGGCGCCGTGGCGCTCGCCGAGCGGATCGGGGAGGCGCTGCACCGGCCGCTCACCCTCGCCGGGGTCGAGCTGCACCCCCGGGCCAGCGTCGGGGTCACCGTGCAGACCGCCGAGCACGCCGCGGCCGAGGAGCTGATCCGCGACTGCGACATCGCGATGTACCAGGCCAAGGCCGGCGGCAAGGGCCGGGTCACCGTGCTGGACGCCGAGGCGCGGGCGCAGGCCCGGGACAAGCTGCGGCTGGTCGCCGACCTCCGCGAGGCGATCGGCCGCCGCGAGATCACCCTGATGTACCAGCCGATCTTCAGCACCGCCGACGGCAGCGCGGTCGCCGTGGAGTCGCTGGCCCGGTGGCAGCACCCCGAGCGCGGGGCCATCCCGCCCGGCACGTTCGTCCCGCTGGCGGAGGAGAGCGGGCTGGTGTCTGCGCTGGGCCTGCTGGTGCTCGACGAGACCTGCCGGCAGCTGGCCGAGTGGGACCGCCGGCTGGGCGACCGCGCCCCGCAGCGGGCCAACGTCAACGTCTCCGCGCTGCAGCTGGACGTCAACCTGCCCGGCCACGTCCGCTCGGCGCTGCAGCGCCACGGCCTGCCGGCGCGCCGGCTGTCCATCGAGATCACCGAGTCCGCCCTGATGACCGACCCGGCCACCGCCCGCGCCGTCCTGCTGGACCTGCGCGAGCTCGGCGTGCAGGTCTCCATCGACGACTTCGGCACCGGCTACTCCTCGCTGGCCTACCTGCGGCGCCTGCCGGTCGACTGCCTCAAGGTCGACCGGTCCTTCGTCGCCGAGCTGGCCGACGGGCACGCCGAGATCACCTCCGCGGTCATCGCCCTGGCCCGCAGCCTCGGCCTGTCCACCGTCGCCGAGGGCGTGGAGACCCAGGAGCAGGCCGACGAGCTCGCCCGGCTGGGCGCCACCTACCTGCAGGGCTTCAGCCTCGCCGCACCGCTGTCTGGTGCCGACGCCGCCGCCTGGTTCGCCGGGACACGGACCGCCACCCCCACCGACACCCCTGACCTGGAGCTGACGTGACCCCGTCCGCCGCACCGTCCCTGACCGTCGCCCCGGTCTTCGACCTGGAGCGGGTGCTGGGCAGCATCGACAGCATGGCCGCGCAGCGGCCGGTCGCCGCCCAGGTCGTCGCCGAGGCCAACTCCGACCGGGCGAGCGCCAAGGAGCTGTCCCGGCTGCTCGGCGCCGACGTGGCGCTGGCCGGCCGGGTGATGAAGCTGGCGAACTCCGCCTTCTACGGGATGCGTGGGCGGGTGACCTCGCTGCAGTTCGCGGTCACCGTCGTCGGCTTCGGCACGGTGCGCACGATGGCCACGGTCGCCCTCACCGACCTGGACGACGAGTCGCTGCTGCCCGAGGACTTCTGGGAGGTCTGCACGACCCTGGCCCTGGCCGCCTCCACCCTGGCGCCCCGGTTCGCCGAGCGCCCGCAGGACGCCCTCTGCCTCGGGCTGCTGGCGCAGATGGGCGTGGCGCTGCTGCACCACAACGACCCCGCCGGCTACGCCGAGCTGTGGAGCACCCACCGGTCGGCGGTCGCCCGCCGCACGGCGGAGGTGCAGCGGTACGGCATCTCGGCGCTGCGGCTGACCTCCGTGGCGCTGGAGCAGTGGGGCTTCCCGGCGGGCATGCTCGTCCCGCTCACCCAGGTGGACGACGACGCGTCCTTCTCCGGCGCCCTGCTCCGGTCCGCCTTCGAGGTCACCGGGCGGCTCACCGACGGCGACCACGCCGAGACCGCGATCGAGCGGGTCAGCTGCGGTCAGCTCCGGGAGCGGGACGTCGCCCCGGTGCTGGCCCAGGTCCGCACCGATGCGGAGGAGCTGCGCGCCGCCCTGCTCGGGTGAGCAGGGCGGCGCGTCAGGCCCCCCTCCAGGGGCCCGCCACGAGCTCGCGAGCGGTGGGGAGGAGGGGTCCTCCGTCAGGTGGCGGGCTCGGGGTTGTCCGGCTGCGGGTCCGCACCGACCGTGGGCAGGTAGCCCGGAGCCTCGCGGGCCGCGGTCTGGTCCTCGAAGTCCGCGGCGATGTCCAGCAGCTGGGCGTCGTCCCAACGGGCCCCGAAGAAGGAGACCCCGATCGGCAGCGAGTCCCGGGGGCCGGCGAAGCCGGCGGGCACCGAGACGTTCGGGTAGCCGGCCACCGCGGCCGGGGTGGAGGTGGCGTAGACGAACGCGTCGGCCTCCCCGTCCAGGTACTCGTAGCGGGTCTGCCAGGCCGGGGTGTTGGTCAGGCCGACGATGGCGTCCAGGTCGTCCTCGGGGCCGGCGCCCTGGGCGAGCACCTCGTCGATCGAGGCGCGGGCCAGCGTGCGGATCCGATCGCGGGTCTCCCGGATCGCGGCGTCCTCCTCCGGCACGGTGGTCGCCTGGGCCTGCTCGAGCAGCTCCTGGCCGAAGTAGGCGAGCTCGACCGGGTCCTGCTCGTTGAACTCGATGATGCCGGCCAGGTCCGCCGGGTGGTCACCGGGCGTGGCGGCCAGGTAGGCGTTCAGGTCCCGCTTGAACTCCGCCAGCAGCGCCGGGAACTCGCCCGCGCCGATCTCCTCCTGGTAGGCCAGCTGCACCGGGACGGCGGTCGCACCGGCGGCCTCGATCTGCTTCACCGCCGCCGCGAACACCTCCTCGGTCCGGTCGTCCACCACCGCGGCCTGCTCGGCCGTGAGCGTCCAGACGCCGATCCGGGCCCCCTCCAGCGCGTCGAGGTCCAGGTCGGCGAAGTCGGTGGCCAGGTCGGCGGGGATCTCCGCGGTGGCGGCATCGGCGTCGTCGGTGCCGGCGAGCACCTCCAGCATCAGCGCCGCGTCGACGGCGTGCCGGGCCATCGGGCCGGCGGTGTCCTGCTCGGCCGAGATCGGCACGATGCCGGTCCGGCTGACCAGGCCGAGGGTCGGCTTGAACCCGACCACCCCGTTGGCCCCGGCCGGGCAGACGATCGAGCCGTCGGTCTCCGTGCCGATCGCCACCTGGGCCAGCGAGGCGGCCACCCCTGCGCCGGAGCCGGAGGAGGAACCACACGGGTTGCGGTCCAGCACGTACGGGTTGGCGGTCTGCCCGCCCACGCCGCTCCAGCCGCTGGACGAGGCCTCGCCGCGGAAGTTGGCCCACTCGGAGAGGTTGGCCTTGCCCAGCACGATCGCCCCGGCGTCCCGGAGCCGCCGGGTGATCTCCGCGTCGTCGGGGCGGCTGTCCAGCAGCGCCCGGGAACCCGCGGTGGTCGGCAGCTGCTCGGTGTCGACGTTGTCCTTCAGCAGGATCGGGATGCCCTCGAGCGGACCGCGCGCCTGGTTGCGCTGCCGGGTCCGGTCGCTGGCGGCGGCGTCGCGCAGCGCCTCGGGGTTGATGCTGAGCACCGCACCGAGGTCGTCGTTGACGGCGGCGATCCGGGCCAGGTAGGCCGTGGTGAGCTGGACGGCGGTCAGGCTGCCGTCGTCCATCCGGGCCTGCAGTTCGGGGATGGTCAGCGCGTTCAGGTCGAGGCCGCGGATCGGCAGGGTCCCGGAGCCGGCCGCGTCCACCCCGGTGCCGGTGCCGGGCTGGCCCGGGTCCGACGGGGCGGCAGCGGTCGCGCTGGCCGGGACCAGCAGGGCGGCGGCGAGCGCGGCGGTGACCGCGGCCCTCCGGCGCAGGGGCAGGGCGGGTACGCGCATGGGTTCCTCCGAGTGGGCCATGGCCGGGGTAGGTGCACGCTAGGCCCGTCGCCCGGAGCCCGCTCGGTCAACGCGGGGACACTCGCGCGACGCGCCGTCGGGTCACCCGGGACCGCCCGGGAGGGCATGGTGGAGGGGTGTTCGACAGCGACTTCGGCCCGGACCTCATCGCCCTGCTCAGCCGGGAGGTGCTCCGCGAGCGCGCCGGCGCCCTGATCGCGGAGGCCTGCGCCTGGTCGGTCGGGCTCTCCGACCACGACCACCACCTGCGGGTCCGCGGCCGCGTGACGACCACCGGGCTGACCCTCGGCGCCCGGGCGGTCACCGGGCAGCCGCTGAGCGGGGAGGAGGACGGCCGCCTCGAGCTGGGGGACGCCCGGCCCGGCAGCTTCCAGGACGCGCTCAACGCGGTCACCGCCGACGGCACCCTCTACGCCGAGCACTTCGACCGCGAGGTCGTCGAGCCGTTCGTGCTCGCCACCTGCGTCGCCGCCGCAGAGCGCGCCCGGGCGACCCGGCCCGCCGACTGGGCCGAGCTCCTCGACGAGCTCGGCGAGGACGGCGGCGACCTGGTCGAGGTGGTCCGGGTGGGGGAGTGGGAGGCGCCGCTGCGGATCGACGCCGAGCACCTGGTGCTGGCGGCTCTGGGCACGGTGCCGCTGGTCGAGGTGGAGGCCGAGGGCCTGCCGCTGTCCCTGGTGCGGGCGGCGGAGGCGGTCACCCGGGCCGCGGCGCCCCCCGCCGTCCCGGAGACCGGGCCGGCGGCGGACGAGCTGGCGGGTGCGCTGTTCCTCGCCGAGGCGGCGATCGGCACCTCGGGCCTCCCGCTGCCGGTCCCGGTGTCCGCCGCCGACCGGCTGCTCGACGTGCTGCTGGCCGAGGGACTGCTGCCCGAGGAGCTCCCCGCGCTGCTGCCGCACCTCCCGGTGGAGCCGGCCACGGCGGCCGAGCTGCGGGCGACGATCGCCGCCCTCGGGCAGGGGGCGTGACTCAGCCGGCGGTGGCCGGCGGGGGCAGCCGGACGACGTCGGCGGTCACCCCGTGCTCGTGCAGCCGCTCGGGCGCCGGGCTGTCGTAGACGACCAGCAGCCGCGGGCCGGCCGTGTCGTCGTCCAGCAGGCCAATGCCCTCGGCGTGGTCGACCCCGACGCCGAACGGCAGGTCGACCTCGCGGGTCAGCAGGTCGCCCCGGACCACCTGCGGGGTGTCCGCGGTCAGGGCACCGTGCCAGCGGTACACGTGCACCGGGCCGTCGAGGTCCATCGTCGGGCCGGCGAGCACCAGCAGGTCGGCTCCGTGCGGGCACAGGTCGCGCACCCCGAGCCCGGCGAGGTCGAGCACGTGCTTGCGGTACCGGCGGCCGTCCTCGAACGGCTCGAGCACCAGCCGTCCGGGATCGGCCGGGTCGACGGCGGGGCGGAGCTCCAGCACCATCGCCCAGCCGCGCAGCACCGGGCCGCGCAGGCCCAGGTACACCCGCTCCCCGGCCACCGCGATGCCCTCGACGTCCAGGCCGTTGTCCTTGCCCGGGATGGGCAGGAACGGGGCCAGGTGCTCGTCGTCGGCGAGCAGGTCGCGCAGGTCCGGGCCGTGCGCCCCGAAGACGGCGGCCCGCTGGGTCCGGCCCGCCACGGTGGCCTCCCGCACCGGGGTGGGCAGCCCGTCGACGTCGGTGACCGGCATGCGCACGAGGACCTGCCGGTTGGCCTGGCCGGTCACCCGGGCGAGCCGGCGCAGCGCCTTGTCCCCGTCGTGCCGGGCCTTGATCCGCTTGCGCCGCAGGCTGTGCGACCCGACGGCCCAGAGGAAGTCGCCGGCCCGGGCGATGCCCTCGATGTCGGCCTCCTCGTCGGCGTCCTCGCCCGGGAGCTCGACCAGGTCGGCGAGCCGGCAGCTGGTCTGGTCGGCGTACGCCCGCGGCTCGTGCGGGTCGTCGGCGACCAGCCGCTCGATCGTGGCGGTCTCGTCGCCGGCGACCCAGAGCACCGGGCCGTCACTGCGGACGGCGGAGAGGTTGGTGTGGGTGCCGGCCTCCCGGGCCCCGGAGGTGAAGGACAGCAGGACGGTCCGCTCGATGCTCACGCCCGCCACCTTGGCACGGGCGCGACCCCGCGCACGGGGGTCTTCTCACGGCCGCCACCCGGGGTGACCATGGGAGGGCACGGACCCTGTTGGGAGGACAGTGCCATGAGCAGCTCTGCCGACCGCGCCCGCCGGCCGCACCCCGACCCGCTCACCATGACCCCGGCGGAGAAGGTGATCGCCGAGTGGGAGGCCCGCCACGACGTCGCGGCCCGGGGCTCCCGGCCCAGCTTCGGGACGGTGCAGCACTACCTGTCCGAGACCCGGTCCCGGGAACGCTGCGAGGAGGCGGCCCGGCCCCGCCCGGCCGAGCGGCGCGGCAAGCGCTGACCCGGAACTGGTCGAGCACCACAGTCGCTGACCGGTGCGCCGGCCCGCTGTCGGGCACGGACGCCGCCTGGAGACCGAGCGGCGCGCGCCGAGATCGGCCTGGGAGCGGTCACCCGGCCGACGAGACGACCACCAGGCCGATCTCGGCGACGCAACCGGGGTGGGCCCCGCCGTCCCGCAGAGTGTTGCCCGACCGGTCCGGGCGGGGTAGGGGAGCGGCATGCCTGACTACGACGTGAACGAGGCCGGGGTCGCCCACGCCCGGGAGCTGATCGACGCCGGGGAGTACGACGACGAGACCGAGTGGTCCGACGCCGCACCGTCGACCGACGAGGAGAACGAGGAGCGGGAGGACGAGGGCCAGGAGGGCTACGCGCAGTGGCACCTGGCCGTCGACCCGGACAAGGGCGAGGGCACCAAGGGCCGCTACCGGTTCCCCTACGGCGACTTCTCGAAGGTCAACCGGGCGGCGCTGATCCACGCCAAGCAGCGCGCCAGCCAGAACGACCACCCGGAGATCGAGAAGGCCGCCGACGAGCTGCTGCAGCGCCTGGACGCCAAGCGGGGCTGACCGAGCACTGCCCCCGCCGAGATCGGGCTGGTGGCGGTCACCCGGCCTGGGA
The Modestobacter marinus DNA segment above includes these coding regions:
- a CDS encoding putative bifunctional diguanylate cyclase/phosphodiesterase, coding for MSARAQAVSGPPVTLEIVAAVFHGVAVSDAVAVLVVEQRDGVPRVGWSNEQVATLLGYGPEDLRAVAVEQLLPTLGGGELKLLLRRERTVHMTLPVRCASGALLECVVAAVPVPPPAGRRWTLRVTSTATEAERALRATADAHERRFATLTERSPVPTLLSEQGMRLAHVNDAFCALVGRQAEQLLGTGWLDAVHPDDLETVVEQAITVLEGGDREAQARLVRQDGSERSTVIRFAHVFTPGAGAGFIGTIEDITDRLAFEARLAHQANHDPLTGLPNRTLLSEHVAARFRPGAGGLACIFLDLDNFKVVNDSLGHTVGDALLVEVADRLRATVRPGDLVARFGGDEFVVVCQQVSEDGAVALAERIGEALHRPLTLAGVELHPRASVGVTVQTAEHAAAEELIRDCDIAMYQAKAGGKGRVTVLDAEARAQARDKLRLVADLREAIGRREITLMYQPIFSTADGSAVAVESLARWQHPERGAIPPGTFVPLAEESGLVSALGLLVLDETCRQLAEWDRRLGDRAPQRANVNVSALQLDVNLPGHVRSALQRHGLPARRLSIEITESALMTDPATARAVLLDLRELGVQVSIDDFGTGYSSLAYLRRLPVDCLKVDRSFVAELADGHAEITSAVIALARSLGLSTVAEGVETQEQADELARLGATYLQGFSLAAPLSGADAAAWFAGTRTATPTDTPDLELT
- a CDS encoding acyl-CoA dehydrogenase family protein; translated protein: MEFSYDDEQNGLREAVSALLSRAYGDSEQRRRVVGTDPGFDEKTWGQLAEMGVLGLPFAESDGGMGAGPVEVSIVAEEIGRVLAPEPFVEAVVLAGGLVADLGTDTQRAEVLGALAEGTLLPAFAHTEVGSRWQASAQAVTATEDGGTWRLTGVKEPVPHGARADLLVVSARVDGATRLFLVPGDAEGLTRTGHRNHDGTRSAKVTFAGTPAQPLGEGTADQSAAIEKAQARARVAYGHEALGAMETALTTTAEYLKARKQFGVPLNKFQALTFRAADMYVSLELARSTVMWATLVVDADGDVVAAADRARLQASRASRHIGKEAIQLHGGIGVTAEYKVGHYTSRLTAIDHLLGDGDWALARLARSVDEHETVDALQ
- a CDS encoding alpha/beta fold hydrolase, whose protein sequence is MTPPTWFTQALAQQPDHRDVVVAGARVHYRAWGPAGAPGVVLVHGGAAHSGWWDHVAPQLTGRRVVALDLTGHGDSDRREQYDPLLWAREVVAVAAEEGLDRPVVVGHSMGGWVSVTVGVEHPAEIGSVVVVDSPLNDQPPDERRLRERRRPHRVYADPAEARARFRTLPPQDVLLPFVREHVAAGSLQAVEGGWTWKFDPDFFGTRLRLRDLLPGVAVPLTFLRCEHGLVSPEMATDMAGLTRAGMPVVDLPDSGHHPMLDQPLALVTALRTVLALGADGARGQRQR
- a CDS encoding LLM class flavin-dependent oxidoreductase: MQFGIFSVGDVTPDPTTGRAPTEAERVKSLITIALKAEEVGLDVFAQGQHHNPPFVVSSPTTTLGYIVAKTEKLVLSTSTTLITTTDPVKIAEDFATLQHVADGRVDLMMGRGNTGPVYPWFGKDIRDGIPLAVENYQLLRRLWREDVVNWEGKFRTPLQGFTSTPRPLDGVPPFVWHGSIRSPQIAEQAAYYGDGFFHNHIFWPPEHTERMVEFYRRRFEHYGHGSADQAIVGLGGQVFMRKNSQDAVREFRPYFDSAPVYGGGPSLEEFTSQTPLTVGSPEQVIERTLGFRDYVGDYQRQLFLIDHAGLPLKTVLEQLDILGEEVVPVLRREFAALKPAHVPDAPTHASLVAAAGCAKDATVPAPADAVTGRTVEGAQA
- a CDS encoding acyl-CoA dehydrogenase family protein gives rise to the protein MRLHLSPEDRAFRDEMRTFFTTAVPQSIRDAVAAHRELTKEQFIEAQRALNAAGLAVPHWPVEWGGRDWTPLQRHIWREEMQLAGVPEPLAFNTSMIGPVIATFGSQEQKERFLPATANLDIWWCQGFSEPDAGSDLASLRTTAVRDGDDWVVNGQKTWTTLGQHADWIFCLVRTDPTAEKRQRGISLLLFPMDTPGVTLRPIELLDGGFEVNEVFFEDVRVPAENLVGEENHGWDYAKFLLGNERVGIARIGSTKRMLIDAKEHARGITVNGAPLSEDTYMTARIAELENELLALELTALRVVANSAGGRPHPASSVLKLRGSELQQAATELLVDIAGPLSVASFADDDSDVPEWAQVATPSYLNYRKVSIYGGSNEVQRTIIAGSILGL
- a CDS encoding FMN reductase, with amino-acid sequence MATRTLAVVSAGLSTPSSTRLLADRLTAATVDALRARGDDTTVEVVELRGHARDLADDLTSGFANQPLQTAIDTVVGADGLIAVTPVFSASYSGLFKTFFDVLDKEALTGKPVLLGATAGTPRHSLVVEHAMRPLFAYLRAVVVPTGVFAAAEDWAGGGIDRSLAGRVERAAGELAGLVTGRPVAARPADPFADPATSFEELLKGR